One Triticum dicoccoides isolate Atlit2015 ecotype Zavitan chromosome 5B, WEW_v2.0, whole genome shotgun sequence genomic window carries:
- the LOC119310481 gene encoding uncharacterized protein LOC119310481 codes for MLKKFTIDEQMREIRHLALLKCLNIGIGELPQDCEIQDAKYHLFSSGEAVLEMINVFIKFVENMSVRVEKVQISHPRGYDDVLGFAHFLTSKGIAMETAYSVVQLCLENQVQPSELTLEELPRIDFPCERAHVLLHDKVNVFGKFTRRDRDDSKEMIKWCCKLQISPKTISNVILFIFN; via the exons ATGCTTAAAAAATTCACTATAGATGAACAGATGAGGGAAATCAGACACTTAGCTTTATTAAAATGTCTAAACATTGGAATCGGTGAATTGCCTCAAGATTGTGAAATCCAG GATGCTAAGTACCATTTATTTTCTAGTGGTGAAGCTGTGCTAGAAATGATCAACGTGTTCATAAAATTTGTGGAAAATATGTCCGTCCGTGTGGAAAAGGTGCAAATTTCCCATccaagaggctatgatgatgttctGGGGTTTGCACATTTCCTGACTAGCAAG GGAATTGCCATGGAAACCGCATACAGCGTGGTTCAATTGTGCCTGGAGAACCAAGTCCAACCTTCGGAGCTCACCCTAGAGGAACTGCCACGGATCGATTTCCCTTGCGAGCGTGCTCATGTCCTGTTGCATGATAAGGTGAACGTCTTTGGCAAATTCACCAGGCGAGATCGAGATGATTCCAAGGAGATGATCAAATGGTGTTGCAAGCTTCAGATTAGTCCCAAAACTATTTCCAACGTtatattatttatttttaattag